CTCATGCATTCATTGCTTCCTCCCGAGCCAGGAAAGTGACACCCGAGCGGCAGCCAGCTGGCCAGCGTGGCTGttggggagagaggagggggtcagAGCCAGCGAGATAGAAAGGTAATGAAAGACGGGTGGAGGCGCACCACTCGTggcctcctgctctcctttgTGTGGCAGTGACCATATGCTGGCACACGCACCAACGCTTCACTGGAGATGAGGGAGCTGAGGCAGCACGGAAACTTAAGTAATGGGAGAAGTCGGAGCCAAGGCACGGTGCATTACAATGAGTGTTATTTTTTACAACTATTTTAAAAATTCATCTCAGTGAAGACGACCAAACATCTGATAAACCCGCAAGATCAAAATCTGCATAGATCTTAGAGCTGATTAGTGAAAAAATACTAAAAGCTGATGTAAACATGTTATTTCAACTCATACACGTCGCCCGGACTCCAATTAGCTGATTAGAGACTCACATGACGTGATGGAAGCTGAGTGCAGTCATCTCTCCATAACATCACCCCGCAGGTCACTTTGAGTTCTTcccttttattatttatattaaatatttcatcCATTTTACATGATCAGTTAATATAACAAtaaacacatgatgatgatgatgatgatgatgtatttttaattctGCACATCCTTATTTGACCTCCAGGATGACTGTTCATGCCATCAGGCCATTCcttccagcagctgcacagtttcTTTCAGGTCCTCCACGACTGCATCCACATCTGCTTTGGTCGTCCCCCTGCCCACGCTCAACCTCAAGGCATTCGCCGCCACCTCTGAGGGGACGCCGGAGCTCAGAAGGATATGGGAAGGCCTGAGGGACATGCACAGCGCAGCACGAGGGAGTTATGTAACTGCGATCAATATGACGCCTGGACAAAAGCACCACGGGGAAAGAGGGGCCTTTCTTTTACCTgtttccactgtctgaatggcAGGCGGCACCGACGCTGGCCAGCAGCCTCGTACAGTTGGACAATACCCTCCAGCCTAAAGCAGGGGAGAGATTAATCATTCAGGGCCTTTGTAGTTTACAAATAGCCCTGTGCAGGTCGTGAACTGTCTCTGAAAAACATTGGTGTAGGGTTAGAGGACGCTGTGTTGGACCAGCACGCCAAAACAGACATAAGACAGAGACGCCAGAGTCATGACATCACCTTGTAATGCCGGTCCCAGGATGGACACGTTACATGTGTTAGGGAGGACATCAGAGCCTGGGTAATGGCTGTTGAAGCGGATCTTGTCAGTAAAGACGGcctggaaagaaaaacatactgATGGCACATTTTCAACAGAACAAAGCTGACGCAGGTGATCACTTTTGAACCCCGGGAACCAAAAACCTCAATCAGACGACAGACTGCTAATATTACCATTTACAACTACAGTATCACAGTCACAGCGTCAGTGTGACATCACGAACTGACCTTCAGACGCTCCTCCAGGTAAACTTTGGTACTTCTCATGTGACTCTCATAATCTGACAGATTCGAGGTCACCAGTTCTGCAGCCTAACAGACACACAATAAACCAGAGGCCACAAATGACACTCAATATGACATGTTTGGTCCCTGAATAAAGAAACACTATCAATGGCGTAACTCCTCTGGTTTCCATGATAATTGCCAACTCATTTGTCCTACTGTCAACAGCTGAAAAGTTTTGCTAGTAGATATTCCAGTGACACACACGGAGCAGGAAACATACCTTTCCCAGACCTGCAATCattggtgtgttttctgtgctgtaatattcagaaagagagaaaacagaccCTTATCTTTAGAGGTGCAGTGCTCTGACTTAAGTCACTGTTCGATGCACATTCGGTACTTTATTGATAATTTCTCGAGTAAGACACTAAAGTTTGTTACCCTGGTCTGAAGTTTCTCTCCTGTCCCCCTCCAAACAGCATCGGGTACAGTGGCGTTTTCGTTCCGGGACAGTTCACGTACAAAGCGCCGATCCGAGGGGCGTAGAactagaaatgtaaaaaaaaaaaaaagcaatctgtCAACAAAACGTATTCCTATTTTCCTTCTGATGCCAAATCAAGACATTTTTATACACCAGTCTCCTGACCTTGTGCCCCACTATGGTGAGGTAATCCACCCCCAGCTCACAGGCATCTACTCGGATTTTCCCCAGAGCCTGAGCAGCATCAGTGTGGAGCAGGATCCTGAGCTGCTCGCGCTGCTTGTTCAGAGACTTTACTCTCTGGCAGATCTCTTGGACTGGCTGACAAGATGAAGACACATTAGTCTGTGCTGTACACGGAGCTGCTTGCAAAGGAaagctttgtttttacactggAACTGCAACAGAGTTCATGTCTGATATATGATACATACAGTAAAGAGATGCACTTATAGGTGAATACAGAGGAGGCCGTTAGGTTTCCCAGCCTTTATTCTCCTTCTTACCATGATGACTCCAGTCTCATTGTTGGCCAACATGATAGAGATGAGACAAGTGTTGGGACGCACCGCAGCAACGATGTCGTCCACCTCCACACGGGCCGTCACCTTAGACACAGGCACCGACGTCACAtctgtgacagaaacacagtttcaaacaaaggaaatggaagTGAGGGAGCTACATTTCAAAGTTCTCCAGTATTAATCTGAGTAAACCTTTACGGGATGGTCTCCTACCTGCTTTGCCATCTCTCTGTAGGTGCTCAGCCGCTAGTTTGA
The Chaetodon auriga isolate fChaAug3 chromosome 3, fChaAug3.hap1, whole genome shotgun sequence DNA segment above includes these coding regions:
- the scly gene encoding selenocysteine lyase, which gives rise to MAKQADDVTSTKGHTFTSHTFHHYSEMNQDRIYMDYNATTPLEPEVIQAISEALQDAWGNPSSNYIAGAKAKALINQSRENVARMVGGKAEDIIFTSGGTEANNLVLHTAVEHFRRNCRAADQGGGHQNGSNGLPHIITSNVEHDSVKLAAEHLQRDGKADVTSVPVSKVTARVEVDDIVAAVRPNTCLISIMLANNETGVIMPVQEICQRVKSLNKQREQLRILLHTDAAQALGKIRVDACELGVDYLTIVGHKFYAPRIGALYVNCPGTKTPLYPMLFGGGQERNFRPGTENTPMIAGLGKAAELVTSNLSDYESHMRSTKVYLEERLKAVFTDKIRFNSHYPGSDVLPNTCNVSILGPALQGWRVLSNCTRLLASVGAACHSDSGNRPSHILLSSGVPSEVAANALRLSVGRGTTKADVDAVVEDLKETVQLLEGMA